The Drosophila nasuta strain 15112-1781.00 chromosome 2R, ASM2355853v1, whole genome shotgun sequence genome segment CTCACGTGCCATCACAAAGAGTTCGCGCACCATCCGCGATCCTTCGCCTATGTACTTCTGCACCAGCTCCGAGCCAGAGACGCGTATAAAAGTGCACTCGGTGTGATGGGCCACAGCACGAGCGAGCAGCGTTTTGCCAGTGCCGGGTGGACCATAGAGCAGCACGCCCTTGGGCTGAGCAATGCCTAGGGCATCAAACAACTCGGGATGCTTGATGGGCAGCTCGATAACTTCCTTGATCTCCTTGATTTGCTTGGACAAGCCACCAACCATTTCATAGGTGGAGTCTGGCACCTTTTCGACCAGCATCAGCGAGACCAAAGGATCCACTTTGCTGGGCAGTATTTTGTGCAGAGCATAGCTATCGTGACGCAGCGCCACGCGACTGTTGCTCGTCACATCGTTGATGTCAATGTTCTTCTCCAAATCGACAATGTATTTGCCATCGTGATGCACTTTCACAAGGACTTTCTTCTTGTCAATGGGCTTGACTACCTCGCCAATGTAGCTGCCTTGCtcctgcagcagctgcagctcctcGCGCAGCAAACGCACTAAAAGTTGTTAATAAGCTAATGAATTGtcttatatgtacatatgtatgtatttcgtGGCTTACCCTTCGAGTTGAGTTCGTTGCGCTGTGCTTCAAGACGCTCCAAATTGCGCTGCTTTTCGGATACAATGAATTGCAATTCGGATATTTTTTGCTCGTAATACGAAGTGAGGCCGGGACCAACTTTGGAAGCTTTAGCTGGGGTTGAGGGCTGAGCCACATCTACTTGCATCTAGCGggatattaaattttgttatcACTTACTTATACACCATTTATTGATACTCACAGCTACAGACATTTTgaaagtttttgaaaaattttctaaaaaattgCTCAATTGAACCCCGCAAGTAGACAGTTGTTGCTCTGAAAAAGATTTTTCCTTGTTTAGATGAGAtgacagttttttttatttcgcagTGTTGGTAAACGCTTTAGAGTGTGGCTTTCTGTGCTGGCAGAGTTGCCACCTTGCAagtcatttacattttttaagtCCTATTTGTCCTCtgttaacaatttaaaatacattgtttaattgttgcttttattatagCTTAACCAAtgttaactttatttttttcaaaccGTCACAATTTTGCCCACTTCTCAAAAGCGAGCTGCATATCAAGCTTAACTCTAAAATTATACATTGCTTATTTTCAGCGACAgcaaaaaagtatgcaacacttttcgCTACAAACTATTTTAAAGTTTCCGTTAACTGAAAGtgaataaattttgcaatccaaaattaattataaaaatatatgtgctAATCAATTATTGCATACATTCTTGCTGTAGAAGAAAAAGTTGTAAACTCagctcataaatatttattaaattgattgtTAACAATTACTTTTATGGGGCATTACAAAACAAGTTCTCGACCCTCTGGGCGCGTAaggagagtgagagtgagtaGTGCccacatataatatatttatgtaatcGTGAATAATTCATTGCCTTGATTTTACGCAATACGCCGCTGTAAATTTTGCCGAGCGGATCAATGGAAATCACGTCCCGTCAATCAGTTATGGGGGAAAGTATTAATTCGCCAGATTAGATATTGTATAATCAAAACACAGTGAACGAAATCGAGAAATTAATCACAaaactataattaaatatttgtgcgttatttatttaagtactAAGGCGCTAATACTCGTATAATACTAAGTCAAGCAATCTCAAAGATAACAATGAGGTGCAAATATCgtcttttcattttcttcgatttttgttgttgaaccAAAATGTTCACAGCATTTTgccaaaaaatcaaaaaccaaaTTCACAAgcgaataaataaagaaagatTGCTCAAAACTTAAatgctaattaaatttacGGAAAATATTTGACTATTTGGCTGGACTGTTTATAACGTATTTGTGGTTGACGACGCTGCTGACATTTGCGTGGgtttcattatttcatttttttcggtttttttcgttggttttttttcttttagcatGGCCTAAACCAAAGCGAAACAACTCGCTGGCCTCGCGAAAGCATTGAAATTGGTCTAGCAGAGTGtgagagtgtatgtgtgtgtgtgtgtttgtgaaataaatataaagactAAAATTAATCTATCATATAACGAGGTTATGTTGGCGTCTTCTCTGCTAGTTTCGCATGCAGCGTGCTGATATCGTAGATAGCGACCAGATCTTTGTTGAGACCCTCAAAGACTTGGGCCACACGCGACTGTAGATTGTAGAAGAACAGCGGTTGCTGACGCTGCGCAAAATCCATGACCATCATCGATATCACCTTGGCAGCCGTGAAATCAGCCCCATAGATATGGCTACAATCGATCACCACGGGTAGCGTTGATTTGACGCCCTGCTTGTTGATCACCTTGCGCACAAACTCCATCGAGGGAAAGATTAGACAGCGATCCGGCGTTAGCATCAGATAACGCTCGCCCTCAGGAGTCTACAGAAGTGTGGAGGAAACTGATTAGCTAAAGTGGGCAAATATATAATCAAGATGTTGTACTCACCGAAAGCGTTTCAATGCGCAGCTTGGGACGCGCTGCCTGATAGAGAATAAAGATCACATTGATGCCAATGCCAACGAGAATGCCCAGCTGCAGAGGCAGCACCAAGCAAGCAAAGAAAGCACCAAGACCGGGTATCAGATCAGTTTCTAAAAAGAAGTTACAGTCAGTGAAAGTTAAGTGAATATTCTAACATTGATCTTAACTCACTTTTGCTATGCCACATGGGCTTAATGACTCGATATTGAACCATAAAGACGACAGCAGCTATGATGATCGCAGCCAACGCTGCTTTGGGAATGTAGTAGAAGCAAGGTGTGAGATAGAGCAACGCAATGATAACAATGACGCCTGTGTAGAGATTTGAGAGTTGTGTCCTCACGCCGCTGGCATTGAGAATGGCGCCACGAGCAACGCCGCCGTTGCTGCGCAGACCCTGGACAAAGGAGTTGGCCACGTTGCAGATGCCAGAGGCAATCAGCTCCTGGGTGGCATCGGTGGGTTTTCCATCAGCTGCAAAAGATTAACGATATTGTTAATTGGGAAAAATGgattctatttttaaatattatcttCCTATCAGCAATTGACTTTTTTCGTTTCGGTATttataatatgaatttatgaatttcattATTACTGATCATAGTTAACAAATGAATATTCATTAGCGGTGTTATTAATGAAGtaataaatttactatttttaaatcaatgcAGTTCTATACAtataatgatattattatttcctatatttttaaaattctatattgtttttattattatttttttttactgtacttttaagtttttgttttttaattttccatgtttcttataatattaaactttttttaattttaacagTTTAAGCATCATATTACTTTTATATCTACTTAACTTTCTCATAGTATTTATaagcttttttttaaatttaactgttttatataaaaaaaatgtttttttcttaatttctcatactatttaaaaaattaaaaaaaaaatttaatataattctCAAACAGTTAAAATTagtatatgttttatattatatgaaacatgaaaaataaatatatatatatatatatatatatatatatatatatatatatgtatataaagatactttagttttaattaaaattttgttcttcacattttttttttaaattttgtttgtaaatttaaattttaatatcaaaatattttcaaattttaactcaaacatttatttttttcgggAATATATTCCTATTATTTATGCAactattttaaagaatttaatttgttcTACGAATTTTTATGAACTTTTTGTTAATCTTGTTTCTCTCTACTTCTTCTAATGTCAAAAATTGAGTATCATAACAAAAAGTGAGTAAGGTTAAAAAAATGACTCACCAAAAGCTTGCACCACCGCCATCGTTTCCAGAAGCGCGATCAACGGCACCACAATCAAACCAGAGCCTAGTGTGCTGACCATGTCCCAGAAGCTTTGAGCATCCGAAACTAGTTCACCCGTAGTTTCGTTGTACACGGCATCCATGTGGAAAGGTGGTGGCCGAAACTCAGGCAAACCCTTGGGCACAAAGCCCACAGTGCGAACCAGTTCCTCGTTGCCACTGACAGACAGCCAGTAACCCAAGCCAGCAGTGCCGCAAACAAGAAGCGCATTCCGGGCAGTGCCGACAGTCCAGAAGATGCCAGTGAGCAGTGTTTGGCAGGTGGATTTACCCTGCTTGGGACCCACACTGCAGCTGGCCAAGGCGCGCAAGCTGAGCAGCAAAACGATGCAGATGAGACCGAGCACAAAGTCGGGCCAGCTAATGTTGTGAATGTCGTTGATGATGCTAATCCAGACTTGGAGGAAAGTATTTCCACTCGTGTGTATGCCGAGCAGATCCTTCATCTGTGAACTGAAGATGATCAGCGAGACGGCGCTTGTGAAGCCAGCACCAACTGGACCCGAGACAAAATCGATGAGGAAGCCAAGTCGAAAGATGCCCATCagtatttcaattaaaccCGTGAGAAAGGTCAGCAACGTGGCCATTTGCCAGCTGCCGCCGGCGATTTGGAATGAAAGCAGCGCTGAAATTGCGGTGGGACCAATTGGGACATCCTTGCTGGAGCCGGTGAAGATGTAGATGAAGCAGCCCAGGAAACAGGCATACAAGCCATACTGCAAATCGAGTCCAGCAATGCCAGCATAAGCCAATGCCTGAGGTATCACAGTGAGAGCAACCGAAATGCCGGCAACAATATCGCCAAATATGTAATCCTTTTTGTACTGCGGCAGCCAAACGAAGATCGGGAAACGTTTCTGCAGCGTCTTCATGCGAAAGATGTTGTCACAAGCGCGTCGACAGCTGTCCGTCCAGCTGCGGGATTTGATCGGTTCCTCTTCCTGCTGCACGATGCAGTCCCGCGATGTGTGATACAGGGTATTTGTGGGTATGTCAAGGGACACTTCGGTGCCATTGAAGGCGCCATTCACATGGCCTGTATCTTTGGCGCTCATCACGAATGCCGTTTGTGTTTAGCTGGGAGAGCTGCGGTTGACTGTGgctgtatttttattgtgttattatttttctattgGTATTTTATATGCGTCTATAGCCACTCTATGGCTTCATCTCACAGTGGCACTGTCACCACACACactctgttttgttgttgagttGTCACTTTGTCGCACTGTCACTTCACACTACTTGAGACTTATGTTTCTTTTCTGCAGCTAGAGCGTCAAGCTGAAGAGCCGAAAAATCCAAACTATTCGCGAGCGCGTTGAGTGCGGGAATGAATCGAAATTGAGATCGAGTCGAGAAGCagaggcggcagcagcagcaaagcttagcagcaacagcagcagcgactgcgacagcgacagagacgatggcaaagcagcagcagaaaaatcGTCGACGCGTCGTCGCGACGTTTGGAGCAACGAATGTTTATTTCAAAAGGGGGGGAACTGATTATAAATAGGTGCGAGTCGCGAGTGGCAATTCGCTCGTGTCACCTGCAATCCGCCTGcccagcagcaaccacaacagcagcagcagcagcagtcaccacagcagccacagcgaTGTTCGAGACTATCCACCGGCTTTCGTTAGAGGCAAAAACCCAAAACCGGCTTTCGACTTCGTTGGGGGCTTTTCATCGGCGGTCAGCTTCGCTCTGTACTCTACATGTAGGTGTTGCCTGTtgcttgttgtgtgtgttgtgttgtgtttttctctctctcgctctgtggTGTCATGTAACCGGGCTGAACCTGAAGAGCCTTTACTATGTTAAGGCCAGGCCAGATCTTGACATTAAATGGAACATGGGGTCTTCCCCCCAGtgtccacaacaacaaaacccaAGCAGGTCGCTGGAAAAAATCAggcagatcaagtttttttgtttggtgtgTGCTCAGAATGCGCATTGTTTGGCAGTCACATGACTCTGAAATTGACATGCAGAGGTGGCAATAACTTACACGCCCCATTTGGCATTCTGATAATCGATATTTAAACACTCAGACGACTTGTATATTAACCGACGACAGACACtcaacataaacaaaaagttttgtttatgtCAACCGAAGCAGGAAATTCCAATGAATTTTGATACATTTTCGCACAATTCGGAATTAAGAAATCAAGTAAAAAGTGAAATCGCTACACCACACAAAAAGGGCtggcaacaaaaacataaatatattttatatatgaatgatagattatattttaattaataggAAACGACGCACTTGATGTAAACACACATTTGGCTTTTAATTGGCTACCGTCGAGTGTCCAATCATTCCGGCCACTTGACAATCATTTTACAGCCCTGGAAATCGCGTGGCGATCGAAACTTTGAGCTACTACTTACTAACTATATGGTGTGACTATCACCAAGAGGGCAAATTAATCAGCGGGCAGTCGAGTCGCGTCGAGTCGCATCGTAAAAAACAATGCAACCGTAAATAAATCAGTTTCCGAGTGTGCAcatcataaatcaaaattctATGGCGCAGATAAAATCAGAGttaacacaaaacacacaaaacaaaaaaagaacatgAGACTGTGAAAAGTCTCAATACGTAAATTCATGCGAAATTAGATATGTTAATGGCTATCTCGATCTCAATCTGTCTAGAAGTTCATTTTTGGCCACGACACTTTGTCTGCTTCCGTGTTTAATGCACATTTGCATGTGACAAGATGGTTTTACGATTTCTGCAGAATTTGGCGACATCATTTTTgtgtatagtatttatatattttatatatattgtgtttTCGTTGAAACTGGCTTCGTTGGGTTTTCTCAATGggggctttttttttttgcagttcaATGCTAAAACCACAGCGTCTGGTGGtgattttttccattttatttttatcattgTGACGCGTGGGTTCGAGAGAGATCATGACTTCTTTTGCGTGTCTGTAGAACTGCCTCGGagaatacaataataatatgaataatatacaaaataattaatggGAAACTACGTGAAATTGTAACCAATAATTTAGCACAAATTGCCCCGAAGCAGACAatcaatcaaatataaaacacgCACACTCAGATACTTCAAAACTCACAGCAGAGAAGTCAGAGAGAAGCGCAGCCAAGCGGCAaagttttctgttttgcttttcgtgAGATTTCAAACACGTGTTGAATGAGTGACGAAGTggtgcaaaagcaaaaagagcaaaaaaaaagcaacaaaatacaaataataatacgaTATTTGAAAACGGTGAatgacaaacacaaaacaaaacaaaagcaaagatgaaaacaaacaaacaatatgAATCTTGTTATTATATCATGCCGAACATGAAATGCACTTTTTAATACGTTTTCCACACAAATTccaaaattgataaataaattcaaagtaTTTATAGCTGGGTGGGAATGAATGTAGGTAACAGATAGTTGAGGTAAGTATATGCTAAGTACTCATAAACTAGATTAGCTGTCGGGGCCATTTATTGCCAGTTTACCTTCCAACTTTCtctataaatattcaaaacaaatttgtttatctaATCTACAAAAGTTGCAAGGCAACAACGCAAcacaatttttgatttttcacatcctgatttaaatttctataGGGTATCATTGAGTTGAACGATAAATTTTCGAGAAAAAATCTCAACCTCAACGAATTGCATTAAAGCTAGAATTTGAACTGTTGTTAATTAGATGGGAACATCTTATTTGATATGCGGATGactaaataagaaaattatagTGAAATCGcagacatatttttttttgtctcgTGTCTGCTTCTGGTTCTGATGGAACAAGTTAAACaggtaattaaaataactaaTGTAAAAAACTGTATATTGATTGGATAGCGAAACAAATTAAAGATCATGGGACATTTCGatagttttgttgttggatTTTGGTATTTGTCATGCGCAGTTATTAACCCTAATTATGG includes the following:
- the LOC132786544 gene encoding 26S proteasome regulatory subunit 8, giving the protein MSVAMQVDVAQPSTPAKASKVGPGLTSYYEQKISELQFIVSEKQRNLERLEAQRNELNSKVRLLREELQLLQEQGSYIGEVVKPIDKKKVLVKVHHDGKYIVDLEKNIDINDVTSNSRVALRHDSYALHKILPSKVDPLVSLMLVEKVPDSTYEMVGGLSKQIKEIKEVIELPIKHPELFDALGIAQPKGVLLYGPPGTGKTLLARAVAHHTECTFIRVSGSELVQKYIGEGSRMVRELFVMAREHAPSIIFMDEIDSIGSARLESGRGADSEVQRTMLELLNQLDGFEASKNIKVVMATNRIDVLDQALLRPGRIDRKIEFPPPSEEARVDILHIHSRKMNLTRGINLRKIAELMPGSSGAEVKGVCTEAGMYALRERRVHVTQEDFEMAVSKVMQKASDRNMSMKKFWK
- the LOC132785850 gene encoding sodium-independent sulfate anion transporter; translated protein: MSAKDTGHVNGAFNGTEVSLDIPTNTLYHTSRDCIVQQEEEPIKSRSWTDSCRRACDNIFRMKTLQKRFPIFVWLPQYKKDYIFGDIVAGISVALTVIPQALAYAGIAGLDLQYGLYACFLGCFIYIFTGSSKDVPIGPTAISALLSFQIAGGSWQMATLLTFLTGLIEILMGIFRLGFLIDFVSGPVGAGFTSAVSLIIFSSQMKDLLGIHTSGNTFLQVWISIINDIHNISWPDFVLGLICIVLLLSLRALASCSVGPKQGKSTCQTLLTGIFWTVGTARNALLVCGTAGLGYWLSVSGNEELVRTVGFVPKGLPEFRPPPFHMDAVYNETTGELVSDAQSFWDMVSTLGSGLIVVPLIALLETMAVVQAFADGKPTDATQELIASGICNVANSFVQGLRSNGGVARGAILNASGVRTQLSNLYTGVIVIIALLYLTPCFYYIPKAALAAIIIAAVVFMVQYRVIKPMWHSKKTDLIPGLGAFFACLVLPLQLGILVGIGINVIFILYQAARPKLRIETLSTPEGERYLMLTPDRCLIFPSMEFVRKVINKQGVKSTLPVVIDCSHIYGADFTAAKVISMMVMDFAQRQQPLFFYNLQSRVAQVFEGLNKDLVAIYDISTLHAKLAEKTPT